In the Leptospira sp. WS4.C2 genome, one interval contains:
- a CDS encoding PP2C family protein-serine/threonine phosphatase — MNKKRILRAILPGIRTKLSFFTAILIISILGITSTLHYNQQKKALEDKLESELKTPLEYINSVVLDLENLTRSLVVIEEFKLRVKEKKKELKQYKRTIVSKETGLLGSLKDFGKSLGLNLKRNNIYRSVDTYFTRYLSEKEIDDFEGKVRAELRKENGAPIEPTTYKYIKGFAEKTALARINIERAKIRILEIEEELQSIESEFLDSNLVPKRKNTLSLEKSNLISERKYNEKTIPENERKSLNYETLLTKALQNFFRGSHKDHITSIGLMPDKIRILTFDRTGKESLDTGLLFPESSSTGKKLLKLNEFLETKKSIFAEKNVMNLVREKYLPTAYEVGGRQYEVVFRPVFRNPKTAERAKLITEILSDNESGFLDYFKEDLKISEQLRELILKLRTRVTELRKLGKVKPGADPTYRSLAESYRELIKKRELKFQELIPNKSAFEIQAKKWDENYSTLVEKKKQITKEITDWGNKLKSPPKESETVFTLEEIQEKIRNLESLLEETNDHIQRVLITKDDWSLFKEAKLNDAILEIRNAALEDFAFMPFQTGPSGLIRYYKDDKEREVQAAKYKQFRDWILSGHSETVLPKPKGKFSFSDSGILVRSRTEAEEMMWSLDETPVLLSMESGSGLVYELLEKDLLGFNVIIIDRTEGYRQIKKNREEQIRYASIIAVLGILSAYILAWFFVRKIKIISKKTEEIERGNLDITFPNAGYDEIGILSESLNDMVHGLKEREEMKGELVAAEEIQKRLLPGTLPTSLEDKIELAAFYKAMTGVGGDYYDFIELKEGKLAFCIGDVSNHGVGPAIVMALFRTQIRAILRKGERNLKKILLEVNGSLYEDTPDHIFVTFFLGIFDPEKSSVEYISAGHVKPMFYDSSTNKIHELPAGGLPLGMDENQFFESTIERRVITLDSGDFFFQYTDGFDEARSPSGEFFGKSRIAKLLLMNGNEHPNLLLKKMVSDLETHTAQNLSQPGMSNLNDDIAMIAIRKK, encoded by the coding sequence TTGAATAAAAAAAGAATACTACGAGCCATTCTTCCAGGAATCAGAACAAAACTAAGTTTTTTTACGGCAATCCTTATCATCTCAATTTTGGGGATTACTTCTACTTTGCACTATAACCAACAAAAAAAAGCCCTAGAAGATAAACTTGAATCTGAGCTAAAAACTCCCTTAGAATATATCAATTCAGTGGTTCTGGATTTGGAAAATTTGACTCGTAGTCTTGTTGTGATCGAAGAATTTAAATTACGGGTTAAAGAAAAAAAGAAAGAATTAAAGCAATACAAGCGAACTATTGTTAGTAAGGAAACAGGTTTACTTGGTTCTCTGAAAGATTTTGGAAAATCTCTTGGCTTAAATTTAAAAAGAAATAATATTTACCGCTCTGTAGATACTTATTTTACTAGGTATCTTTCAGAAAAAGAAATCGATGATTTTGAAGGTAAAGTCAGAGCGGAACTTAGAAAAGAAAATGGAGCTCCGATTGAGCCCACAACATATAAATATATCAAAGGATTTGCCGAGAAAACTGCATTAGCTAGAATTAATATAGAACGCGCAAAAATCAGGATACTAGAAATTGAAGAAGAGTTGCAATCGATTGAATCCGAGTTTTTGGATTCAAATTTGGTTCCGAAACGAAAAAATACACTCTCTTTAGAAAAATCAAATTTAATCAGCGAACGAAAATATAACGAAAAAACAATTCCCGAGAATGAACGGAAATCCTTAAATTACGAAACCTTACTAACAAAAGCTTTGCAGAATTTTTTTCGGGGATCCCATAAGGATCACATTACATCAATAGGTTTGATGCCTGATAAAATACGGATTTTAACTTTTGATAGGACTGGTAAAGAATCTTTAGATACAGGTTTGTTATTTCCAGAATCTTCAAGCACAGGCAAAAAACTTTTAAAACTAAACGAATTTTTAGAAACTAAAAAATCTATATTTGCAGAAAAGAATGTAATGAATTTGGTGAGAGAAAAATATTTGCCGACTGCTTATGAAGTGGGAGGCCGGCAGTATGAAGTAGTATTTCGCCCTGTTTTTCGAAATCCCAAAACTGCGGAGCGTGCAAAGTTAATAACAGAAATTCTGTCAGACAATGAGAGCGGTTTTTTAGATTACTTTAAAGAGGACCTTAAAATTTCTGAACAGCTTCGAGAACTCATTTTGAAATTAAGGACCAGAGTCACAGAACTACGTAAGTTAGGAAAAGTAAAGCCGGGTGCAGATCCAACGTATCGGTCTCTTGCCGAATCTTATAGAGAGTTAATAAAAAAACGTGAGCTGAAATTCCAAGAATTAATTCCAAACAAATCAGCCTTTGAGATTCAGGCAAAAAAATGGGATGAAAATTATTCCACACTCGTTGAAAAGAAAAAACAAATAACCAAAGAAATTACAGATTGGGGAAATAAGTTAAAATCGCCTCCTAAAGAAAGTGAAACAGTTTTTACACTAGAAGAGATACAAGAGAAAATCAGAAACCTTGAATCATTACTTGAAGAAACGAATGATCATATCCAGAGAGTATTGATTACAAAAGATGATTGGTCATTATTTAAAGAAGCAAAGTTGAATGATGCGATATTAGAAATCCGTAATGCAGCATTAGAAGACTTTGCATTTATGCCTTTTCAAACTGGACCGTCTGGGTTGATAAGATATTATAAAGACGATAAAGAAAGAGAAGTCCAAGCTGCCAAATACAAACAGTTTCGAGATTGGATTTTGTCTGGTCATTCCGAGACAGTATTACCTAAACCGAAAGGAAAATTTTCATTTTCTGATTCTGGAATTCTTGTTCGGAGTAGAACAGAAGCGGAAGAAATGATGTGGTCTCTCGATGAGACCCCCGTTCTTCTTTCTATGGAAAGTGGTTCTGGTTTAGTATATGAATTATTAGAAAAAGACTTACTTGGTTTTAACGTCATAATCATTGATCGTACAGAAGGTTATCGGCAAATCAAAAAAAATAGAGAAGAACAAATACGTTATGCAAGTATAATCGCGGTTCTCGGTATTTTATCTGCGTATATTCTTGCCTGGTTCTTTGTCCGAAAAATCAAAATCATTAGCAAAAAGACAGAAGAAATTGAAAGAGGGAATTTAGATATTACATTCCCGAACGCTGGTTATGATGAAATTGGAATCTTAAGTGAATCTTTGAATGATATGGTGCACGGACTTAAAGAACGTGAAGAAATGAAAGGTGAGCTTGTTGCTGCCGAAGAGATACAAAAACGTTTGTTACCTGGTACACTACCAACTAGTCTTGAAGATAAAATTGAACTTGCTGCATTTTATAAAGCAATGACAGGTGTGGGTGGAGACTATTATGATTTTATAGAATTGAAAGAAGGTAAACTTGCATTCTGTATTGGAGATGTATCCAATCATGGTGTTGGACCGGCAATTGTGATGGCATTATTTCGGACACAGATTCGGGCAATTCTCCGAAAAGGAGAAAGAAATCTCAAAAAGATTCTTTTGGAAGTGAACGGAAGTTTGTATGAGGATACACCAGATCATATTTTCGTTACTTTCTTTTTGGGGATTTTTGATCCAGAAAAATCATCAGTAGAATATATTTCCGCAGGACACGTGAAACCAATGTTTTATGATTCTTCTACCAATAAAATTCACGAATTACCTGCCGGTGGTTTGCCTTTAGGGATGGATGAAAACCAATTTTTTGAATCTACGATTGAGAGAAGAGTGATCACGTTGGACTCTGGTGACTTCTTTTTTCAATATACAGATGGATTTGATGAGGCGAGGAGTCCCAGTGGTGAATTTTTTGGTAAATCCAGGATCGCCAAATTATTGTTAATGAATGGAAATGAACATCCGAATCTTTTATTAAAAAAAATGGTTTCGGATTTGGAAACACATACTGCCCAGAACTTATCACAACCTGGAATGTCAAATCTCAACGATGATATAGCTATGATAGCAATTCGGAAAAAATAA
- a CDS encoding DUF2938 domain-containing protein, whose amino-acid sequence MGFLLEICWKVFGIGIGATMAMDVWRFLLQKTMGVSSLDLGLLGRLVGHTFRGKLFHDGIAKSQAIAGETMIGWVVHYAIGIFFSFLLPIIWGEGWLRNPSLLPAILVGVGTIFAPWFLMQPAMGIGIAASKAPKPTQVRLRNFAIHTVYGFGLYGSAMLINALIPLVIK is encoded by the coding sequence ATGGGTTTTCTTTTAGAAATTTGTTGGAAGGTCTTTGGAATCGGGATTGGAGCTACTATGGCAATGGATGTCTGGCGATTCCTTTTGCAAAAGACGATGGGGGTAAGTTCGCTTGATCTGGGACTTTTGGGGCGTCTAGTGGGGCATACATTTCGGGGAAAACTTTTTCACGATGGGATTGCTAAAAGCCAAGCCATTGCAGGAGAAACTATGATAGGTTGGGTTGTTCATTATGCCATCGGGATTTTCTTTTCGTTTTTATTGCCCATCATTTGGGGTGAAGGTTGGTTAAGAAATCCCAGTCTGTTACCAGCAATCCTTGTTGGTGTTGGGACGATTTTTGCACCTTGGTTTTTGATGCAACCTGCTATGGGAATAGGGATTGCCGCTTCCAAGGCCCCGAAACCAACCCAAGTGCGATTACGAAACTTTGCCATTCACACCGTTTATGGATTTGGGCTTTATGGATCAGCAATGTTAATCAATGCCTTAATTCCTTTGGTAATAAAGTAA
- a CDS encoding helix-turn-helix domain-containing protein has product MIGSIILSAGIMQSIFLAFYFYHQDRKGKQFGGGLSFFFSFLTILMMNNLVFYSGKLQEFPHLIKTGYLFGFLSAPFFSYAVTKYFGIPREKGIWVSLSFLPSIIFLVYYLPFFLLSGENKLISLEKFASNELQSESNLLQIATLTISLFIFVRVYFRFQMILEEFSKIPNAEAKIFNRYVLILILWLILCILFCFLFPGRNSESISNIGFSVWVLGFAWHKIYQEQLEYHSHIIGSDTKPETFKYQKSYLPEEKLNQLGEKLDVILNQEETILDSDLSLSKISEILEQSPHVTSQVFHRYYGQSLIEIIRTKRIEIAKRALIKSDLPVLRIGFDVGFNSKNAFIRAFKDLTNLTPSNYRKKFSTESKERNP; this is encoded by the coding sequence ATGATCGGATCTATTATCCTGAGTGCTGGCATCATGCAGTCAATTTTCCTTGCCTTTTACTTTTATCACCAAGATAGGAAGGGGAAACAATTCGGTGGAGGTTTAAGTTTTTTCTTTTCCTTTCTCACCATCCTCATGATGAACAATCTAGTGTTTTATTCGGGTAAACTGCAAGAATTCCCACATCTCATCAAAACGGGTTACTTATTCGGTTTTCTCAGTGCCCCTTTTTTTTCTTATGCAGTCACAAAGTATTTTGGAATTCCAAGAGAGAAAGGAATCTGGGTTAGCCTTTCATTCCTACCTTCAATCATCTTCCTCGTCTATTACCTACCTTTCTTTTTACTAAGTGGAGAAAACAAACTTATATCATTAGAAAAATTCGCTTCAAACGAGCTCCAAAGTGAATCAAACCTTTTGCAAATAGCAACACTTACGATTTCTTTATTTATATTTGTTCGTGTGTATTTTCGTTTTCAAATGATTCTTGAGGAATTTTCAAAAATACCCAATGCGGAAGCGAAAATTTTCAATCGATACGTGTTGATTCTCATATTATGGCTAATCCTTTGTATTTTGTTTTGTTTTTTATTTCCTGGAAGAAACTCAGAGAGTATTTCTAATATTGGTTTTTCCGTTTGGGTTCTTGGTTTTGCTTGGCATAAAATCTATCAAGAGCAATTGGAATATCATTCACATATCATTGGTTCAGATACAAAACCAGAAACATTTAAGTATCAAAAATCCTATTTGCCTGAAGAAAAACTGAACCAACTAGGGGAAAAATTAGATGTTATTTTAAATCAAGAGGAAACCATCTTAGATAGTGATCTAAGTTTATCTAAAATATCGGAAATACTGGAACAGTCCCCTCATGTAACCTCACAAGTGTTCCATAGATACTATGGCCAAAGTTTAATTGAGATCATTAGGACAAAAAGAATTGAAATCGCAAAGAGAGCTTTAATCAAATCGGACCTGCCTGTCCTGCGGATTGGTTTTGACGTTGGTTTCAATTCCAAAAACGCTTTTATCAGAGCCTTCAAAGACTTAACCAATCTAACACCTTCCAACTATCGAAAAAAATTCTCCACAGAGTCAAAAGAAAGAAATCCTTAG
- a CDS encoding MFS transporter, translated as MMKYILFIAVIVLLGFFSVGIPIAILPGLIKGVLGLSDVWLGVILGTQSLVTLLSRHHSGTISDLKGPKVAVIRGIFFAVISGFVTLGVVFLNHNLGLVSLLISRIILGYSESLLITGALSWGVGLVGPTNAGRVMAWSGMAMYGAIAISAPLSYLAVKDFGFQGGMFFAILLPFIAGIISYFVPSIPVTGTTRIPFYQVIPRVWKQGTGLFFAAVCFAGIAGFSTLLFKEKGWENAHWVMTIFGTAYVLARVFFAPSVDKYGGRKIALLFSAVAILGQYLLWQADSSSVAFVGAALTGFGYSLVFPAFGVEAVKNIEPQFRGVALGAYVAFFDLALGVTGPLAGLVANHFGYAAVYAFGMITCGISFFIALNLKERK; from the coding sequence ATGATGAAATACATTTTGTTCATAGCCGTGATTGTTCTTTTGGGATTTTTTTCAGTGGGTATACCCATTGCCATATTGCCGGGCCTTATTAAAGGGGTTTTAGGTTTAAGCGATGTTTGGCTTGGAGTAATACTTGGGACTCAATCTCTTGTAACGCTACTGAGCCGACACCATTCCGGAACGATTTCTGATCTAAAAGGACCCAAAGTTGCTGTGATACGAGGGATTTTTTTCGCAGTCATTTCAGGTTTTGTTACATTAGGAGTAGTCTTTTTGAATCATAATCTTGGTCTTGTTAGTTTATTAATAAGCCGTATTATATTAGGATATTCTGAAAGTTTATTGATTACTGGTGCGCTTTCTTGGGGAGTTGGATTGGTTGGACCAACTAACGCAGGTCGAGTGATGGCCTGGAGTGGAATGGCAATGTATGGAGCCATTGCCATTTCTGCGCCACTTAGTTATTTAGCTGTAAAAGATTTTGGATTTCAGGGTGGGATGTTTTTTGCGATTCTTTTGCCTTTCATTGCAGGAATCATTTCATACTTTGTTCCATCCATTCCCGTGACCGGAACGACTCGGATACCTTTTTATCAAGTGATCCCTCGTGTTTGGAAACAAGGAACGGGTCTTTTCTTTGCAGCGGTTTGTTTTGCTGGAATTGCGGGATTTAGCACACTCCTATTCAAAGAAAAGGGTTGGGAGAACGCACATTGGGTCATGACAATCTTTGGAACTGCCTATGTTCTTGCTCGCGTGTTCTTTGCTCCATCGGTAGATAAATATGGTGGAAGAAAGATTGCACTTTTATTTTCGGCTGTGGCAATTTTGGGACAGTATCTTCTCTGGCAGGCGGATTCCTCGTCGGTTGCATTTGTGGGTGCAGCACTTACTGGTTTTGGATACTCTCTTGTTTTTCCTGCATTTGGTGTGGAAGCAGTTAAGAATATAGAGCCCCAATTTAGAGGTGTTGCTCTTGGTGCCTATGTTGCTTTTTTTGATTTAGCCTTAGGAGTTACCGGTCCACTTGCAGGACTTGTTGCCAATCATTTTGGTTATGCGGCAGTGTACGCTTTTGGAATGATTACTTGCGGAATCTCTTTTTTTATTGCGCTGAACTTAAAGGAGAGAAAGTAA
- a CDS encoding ArsR/SmtB family transcription factor, producing MMSSLEIIPRMGEVANMLGNESRLILMQLLSEGEKSVETLSEQSGIPVANTSQHLQALKKTNMVTTRREGKRILYRLESGPIKELFLALEKFAVFSTAQRQGLFTGVAPIKKNHLTIPELQKKLKKGTTILIDVRSKEEYKKGHIPEAVNIPYNELTTHKFPKNKEVIVYCRGPLCLLSVNAVNLLKSREVNVSRFEPGYSGWSEGEN from the coding sequence ATGATGAGCAGTTTAGAAATCATCCCACGTATGGGGGAAGTTGCCAATATGTTGGGTAACGAATCTCGGCTTATCTTAATGCAACTTTTGTCTGAGGGTGAAAAGTCGGTAGAAACTCTCTCGGAACAGTCAGGAATCCCTGTAGCCAACACATCACAGCACCTCCAAGCTCTAAAGAAAACGAACATGGTGACCACACGCCGCGAAGGAAAACGAATCCTCTATCGATTGGAATCAGGTCCAATTAAAGAATTATTTTTGGCACTGGAAAAATTTGCCGTGTTTAGCACAGCACAACGTCAAGGTCTTTTCACTGGTGTTGCACCAATTAAGAAGAATCATCTTACCATTCCCGAACTCCAAAAGAAATTGAAAAAAGGCACAACCATACTCATTGATGTTCGCTCAAAAGAAGAATATAAAAAAGGGCATATCCCTGAAGCGGTAAATATCCCCTACAACGAACTCACAACTCACAAATTTCCTAAAAACAAAGAAGTGATTGTGTATTGCCGAGGACCTCTCTGTTTGTTGTCAGTCAACGCAGTTAATCTATTGAAATCACGCGAAGTCAACGTATCCCGTTTTGAGCCAGGATACAGTGGTTGGTCCGAAGGCGAAAATTGA
- a CDS encoding LamG-like jellyroll fold domain-containing protein, which translates to MKRFTLPLVFFVLSSCGLPSLVRNPLEFLTFLRFFSGPQFTGHSIGGAVSGLTSGTSVTLTNNNQESITVSADGNFTFPTKLSSGQSYDISLVTNGSGLTCTIANAQGVVQSSNVTNVSVTCGWGSNFYEVGVNVSGLSGTITVQNNAESLNIATTGLTKFAILIQTGSNYAITITSQPVGTICSFDDPTLTVGTMAAANVTVFLTCVTGYLVGGNIHPAPSADLGTSLIGRQTFLKTRVGSHPINVGGAGAITGGAVVSATPTTARFNSPGMIVTDGSFIYLADSANAVIRKIDKSNGTTTILAGGNTGGGTVCPGTLTTNCQDGIGTAAQFNGITGLTTNGNNLFVLESAGRRIRKVNLATSVVSTFAGTGNAASADNVSGILASFNNPSWITMFNGNLYVVDRGNCTIRVVNPITTAVSTIAGAATICSFANDPTGTNARFVSPIAVVGLGGYLYISDIGVGGGHKIRRLSLSGTNAVDTIAGDGVQASTDGIGTAAQFNDPHGLATDGTHLFISEWSGHKIRHLNLSTGQVTTLVGSVSGYADNTGGNGLLNFPGYLLSDGLNVYIADTGNHSLRYLEPSELLRYTFDGNTNDSIGTNHGSIAGGPTPTTDENGLTNGAYEFNGSGDFIQSTTNVSSPAISDNLTVSAWVYPAKIVGDQFIFYNGLGGSNGYGLIFDGSSLATERSLKISLGAVAASGTTTMKLPLNQWSHVVLTRNSTNWKIYINGKQDPLVFSTNPNLPASTFKVGDAGNGYYFKGKISDVRYFNGALDNDSIQKLGIQVPSGLISYFPFNGNAKDYGSSRNDLNITGATTTTDRNSHPNGAYYFNGASFMQKVNPIGLPTGSSPRTICVWFKTTNSIDQYSVGYGTFATSQGSGLVNTSTLTGIYGVADDVSIFHEGFMNQWVHLCGVYNSTTASVFENGVLRASGNKATWNTVAGPTLEVGRLIDGTANFFGDLDDVRIYNRALSLSEIRALSGYYPTQVSSWNQTLASSSLKFFLMPQAASFGPGTCSGGTNCVGVWDDRSGSGFHVSQANGPSQPNFNSTGLNGSQGIRFLEGASTYLSRTCTPELNSISNTIFIAYHELNTTGNDGMFHNGTKILYLPDNVGNYLSLFDDAIGSPVLISSAPYSSVTNPVLMSLHFNGTAGNIFRDGTVVGSIPTTGAAFNCLVGDLSIGRFSWNTGVYPNNGDYFDGFLGDIIYFDQVLSTSDRELVECYLSNKYNMPVGHSCQ; encoded by the coding sequence ATGAAGAGATTTACATTACCACTTGTATTCTTTGTCCTCTCTTCCTGCGGATTGCCCTCCCTTGTCCGTAACCCACTAGAATTCCTCACTTTCCTTCGATTTTTCTCTGGTCCTCAATTTACGGGACATAGCATTGGTGGCGCTGTCTCGGGACTCACTTCAGGAACTTCCGTTACCCTCACAAATAACAACCAAGAATCAATAACAGTCTCCGCTGATGGAAATTTTACGTTCCCTACAAAACTAAGTTCAGGTCAAAGTTATGACATAAGCCTAGTGACCAATGGAAGTGGCCTTACTTGTACGATTGCCAATGCACAAGGTGTCGTCCAAAGTAGCAATGTAACAAATGTTAGTGTTACTTGTGGATGGGGAAGTAACTTTTATGAAGTGGGTGTGAATGTCTCCGGCCTAAGTGGTACCATCACCGTCCAAAACAATGCAGAGTCTCTGAACATTGCAACCACGGGCCTTACAAAATTTGCAATTCTAATCCAAACGGGCTCCAACTATGCGATTACAATCACTTCGCAACCCGTTGGCACCATTTGTTCCTTTGATGATCCGACACTTACAGTTGGCACGATGGCCGCAGCCAATGTAACCGTTTTTTTAACATGCGTTACCGGTTATTTGGTGGGAGGGAACATTCATCCAGCACCTAGTGCCGATCTTGGGACTAGTCTCATTGGTAGACAAACATTTTTAAAAACAAGAGTGGGTTCTCATCCCATCAATGTTGGTGGAGCCGGTGCCATAACAGGTGGGGCGGTAGTGAGTGCAACTCCTACTACCGCTCGTTTTAATAGTCCAGGTATGATTGTTACTGACGGTAGTTTTATCTACTTAGCAGACTCGGCCAATGCCGTGATTCGAAAAATTGATAAGTCCAATGGAACTACCACCATCCTTGCTGGAGGAAATACGGGAGGGGGTACAGTTTGTCCAGGAACACTCACAACAAATTGCCAAGATGGCATAGGAACTGCGGCTCAGTTCAACGGCATTACCGGACTCACAACCAACGGAAATAATTTATTCGTTCTGGAATCTGCAGGAAGACGGATCCGAAAGGTCAATCTCGCAACCTCAGTTGTTTCCACATTTGCTGGGACTGGCAATGCCGCATCAGCTGATAATGTTTCAGGAATCCTAGCCTCTTTTAATAACCCATCTTGGATTACCATGTTTAATGGGAATCTCTATGTTGTAGATCGTGGGAATTGTACCATTCGCGTTGTGAACCCGATAACAACAGCTGTTAGCACGATTGCCGGTGCAGCGACTATCTGTAGTTTTGCTAACGACCCAACAGGAACTAATGCTCGTTTTGTGTCTCCCATTGCTGTTGTTGGCTTAGGTGGATACCTCTATATTTCGGATATTGGGGTCGGCGGTGGACATAAAATTCGGAGACTATCTTTGAGTGGAACCAATGCAGTAGATACGATAGCAGGTGATGGCGTACAGGCATCCACCGATGGAATCGGAACTGCAGCTCAGTTCAATGATCCCCATGGACTTGCAACAGACGGAACTCACTTATTTATTTCCGAATGGTCTGGTCATAAAATCAGACATCTCAATCTTTCAACGGGTCAAGTCACAACTCTTGTGGGAAGTGTTTCTGGGTATGCGGACAATACCGGTGGGAATGGGCTTTTGAATTTTCCCGGTTATCTTTTGTCAGACGGACTGAATGTATACATAGCAGACACAGGAAACCACTCTCTCCGTTATTTGGAGCCCTCAGAATTGTTACGTTATACTTTTGATGGAAATACAAATGATTCGATTGGAACGAATCATGGTTCAATCGCTGGAGGACCAACTCCGACAACGGATGAAAATGGTTTAACCAATGGCGCCTACGAGTTCAATGGAAGTGGAGATTTTATCCAATCCACAACAAATGTCAGTTCACCTGCAATCTCCGATAACTTAACCGTCTCAGCCTGGGTGTATCCAGCAAAAATCGTTGGGGATCAATTTATATTTTACAATGGGTTAGGTGGTTCTAATGGTTATGGTTTGATCTTTGACGGATCATCATTAGCAACGGAAAGAAGTTTAAAAATCTCCCTTGGTGCTGTCGCTGCCAGTGGCACGACAACCATGAAACTTCCGTTAAATCAATGGTCTCATGTTGTATTAACTCGCAATTCAACCAACTGGAAAATCTACATCAATGGTAAGCAGGATCCTCTAGTTTTCTCTACGAACCCCAATCTTCCAGCGAGCACTTTTAAGGTGGGGGATGCAGGGAACGGATATTATTTCAAAGGAAAAATCTCTGATGTTCGTTATTTCAATGGAGCACTGGATAATGATTCCATACAAAAACTGGGAATACAAGTTCCCTCTGGCCTAATCTCCTACTTTCCATTCAATGGGAATGCCAAAGATTATGGAAGTTCTCGAAATGATTTGAACATCACTGGAGCCACAACAACAACAGATCGGAATAGTCACCCAAATGGAGCCTATTATTTTAATGGTGCCTCCTTTATGCAAAAAGTAAATCCGATTGGTTTGCCGACGGGCAGTAGTCCAAGAACCATTTGTGTTTGGTTTAAGACAACCAACTCCATTGATCAATACAGTGTAGGTTATGGAACCTTCGCTACCTCTCAGGGCAGTGGCCTTGTTAACACATCTACTCTCACGGGGATTTATGGCGTAGCAGATGATGTTAGTATATTTCACGAAGGATTTATGAACCAATGGGTTCATCTATGCGGAGTTTATAATTCTACCACGGCCTCTGTTTTTGAAAATGGAGTCCTAAGAGCTTCAGGAAATAAAGCAACCTGGAACACCGTGGCAGGCCCAACCTTGGAAGTGGGAAGGCTCATTGATGGAACTGCAAATTTCTTTGGAGACCTTGACGATGTAAGAATTTATAATCGAGCCCTTTCCCTTTCGGAAATAAGGGCTCTCTCTGGATATTACCCCACCCAAGTAAGCTCCTGGAACCAAACACTTGCTAGCAGTAGCCTGAAATTTTTTCTCATGCCGCAAGCCGCATCTTTTGGTCCAGGTACTTGTAGCGGAGGAACCAATTGTGTTGGTGTTTGGGACGACAGGAGTGGAAGTGGATTTCATGTCAGTCAAGCAAATGGGCCTTCACAACCAAACTTCAACTCAACTGGCCTAAACGGATCTCAGGGCATTCGTTTTTTGGAAGGTGCATCGACCTATTTATCGAGAACTTGTACACCCGAATTAAATTCAATTTCCAATACAATTTTTATTGCGTATCACGAATTAAATACCACAGGTAACGATGGAATGTTCCATAATGGTACAAAAATCTTATATTTACCAGACAATGTTGGAAATTACTTAAGTCTGTTTGATGACGCAATAGGTAGTCCAGTGTTGATCTCATCTGCACCTTACAGTTCTGTAACCAATCCAGTTTTAATGTCATTGCATTTTAATGGAACAGCAGGAAATATTTTTAGAGACGGAACAGTTGTTGGATCAATTCCTACTACCGGTGCCGCATTCAATTGTCTTGTGGGAGACTTAAGTATAGGCAGGTTTTCTTGGAATACTGGAGTTTATCCTAACAACGGTGATTATTTTGACGGATTTTTAGGCGATATCATTTACTTTGACCAAGTTCTTAGTACCAGTGATCGTGAACTTGTCGAATGTTATCTCTCCAATAAGTATAATATGCCAGTGGGCCACTCCTGTCAATAA
- a CDS encoding DUF4386 domain-containing protein, which produces MKNESIEWNRYAGMIFIFIPFLIQIPYTMLIMNFQYPDILRKPVGEILLEFQKGGATLVWTWWFFGISGLPLVFSYLSLYQITKVKSPLASLTATTWGVVSLFFQLMGLLRWVFVVPILANLYTDPNTSNVMKEAILVNFQIIHHLFGVLLGEHLGQLFTIFWMAIFSFIIWKDGIFPKWISVFGFVSSFIYLLAQLELFAIVIPGLSEIPLAGLVGSLCWLFWMVSLGIQMIRIKP; this is translated from the coding sequence ATGAAAAATGAATCAATCGAATGGAATCGATATGCAGGTATGATCTTTATCTTTATACCATTTCTCATCCAAATTCCTTATACAATGTTGATTATGAATTTTCAATATCCGGATATTTTACGAAAGCCGGTGGGTGAGATCTTATTGGAGTTTCAAAAGGGGGGAGCAACCCTCGTATGGACTTGGTGGTTTTTTGGAATCTCAGGCCTACCTCTAGTATTTAGTTATCTTAGTTTGTATCAGATCACTAAAGTAAAAAGCCCGCTAGCATCGCTCACTGCAACGACATGGGGAGTTGTATCCCTTTTTTTCCAACTTATGGGGCTTTTGCGATGGGTCTTTGTGGTTCCTATTCTTGCCAACCTTTATACGGATCCGAATACATCGAATGTGATGAAAGAAGCAATTTTAGTGAATTTCCAAATCATTCACCACCTATTCGGAGTTTTGCTTGGCGAACATTTAGGCCAACTATTTACCATTTTTTGGATGGCGATTTTCTCTTTTATCATTTGGAAAGATGGTATTTTCCCGAAATGGATTTCTGTTTTCGGATTCGTTTCTTCTTTCATTTACCTGCTAGCACAATTGGAGTTGTTTGCCATTGTGATTCCTGGGCTGAGTGAGATTCCTCTTGCTGGTCTTGTGGGGAGTTTGTGTTGGTTATTTTGGATGGTTTCCCTTGGAATCCAAATGATTAGGATAAAACCATAA